From Larus michahellis chromosome 8, bLarMic1.1, whole genome shotgun sequence, one genomic window encodes:
- the STX6 gene encoding syntaxin-6, which yields MSMEDPFFVVKGEVQKAVNTAQGLFQRWTELLQDPSIATREEIDWTTNELRNNLRSIEWDLEDLDETISIVEANPRKFNLDATELGIRKTFITSTRQVVREMKDQMSNSSMQALAERKNRQALLGESGSQSWSSGPDKYSRLDRELQLANSHFIEEQQAQQQLIVEQQDEQLELVSGSIGVLKNMSQRIGGELEEQAVMLDDFSHELDSTQSRLDNVMKKLAKVSHMTSDRRQWCAIIILFVILLVVLILFFVL from the exons atGTCGATGGAGGACCCCTTCTTCGTGGTGAAGGG ggaggtgCAAAAAGCCGTGAACACTGCCCAGGGGCTCTTCCAGAGATGGACGGAGCTCTTGCAAGATCCCTCCATCGCCACAAGAGAAGAAATCGACTGGACCACTAATGAGCTCAGGAATAACCTGCGGAGCATCGAGTGGGACCTGGAAGACTTGGATGAAACAATTA GCATCGTTGAGGCAAACCCACGGAAATTCAACCTCGATGCAACAGAGCTGGGTATCAGGAAAACCTTCATCACGAGCACGCGGCAGGTGGTCAGG GAAATGAAGGATCAGATGTCCAACTCCTCCATGCAAGCGctggctgaaaggaaaaacaggcag GCACTCCTGGGAGAAAGTGGGAGTCAGAGTTGGAGCTCTGGACCTGACAAATACAGCCGCCTGGACCGGGAGCTGCAATTAGCAAATTCACACTTCATCGAGGAGCAGCAAGCTCAACAACAG TTGATTGTGGAGCAGCAAGATGAGCAGTTGGAGCTGGTCTCTGGCAGCATCGGGGTGCTGAAGAACATGTCCCAGCGCATTGGCGGAGAGCTGGAGGAGCAAGCAGT GATGCTGGACGACTTCTCCCATGAGTTAGACAGCACTCAGTCGCGGCTTGATAACGTCATGAAGAAGCTCGCCAAAGTGTCTCACATGACGAGTG atcGACGGCAGTGGTGTGCAATTATCATCCTCTTTGTCATCTTGCTGGTGGTGCTCATCCTGTTTTTTGTCCTGTGA